Within bacterium, the genomic segment TGGTGCCTCCACGTCTATTCCTTCGACGACAGCCTGCTGGCCCTGGAAGAGGTCGCCGTCATGGCCGGCCGGGGCGTCGTCGGGCTGATCCATGCCGAGGACTCCGGTCGCCGGCACCT encodes:
- a CDS encoding SPOR domain-containing protein, which encodes WCLHVYSFDDSLLALEEVAVMAGRGVVGLIHAEDSGRRHLFRIYAGNFPDRAAARAAQDELFARLRTDWAQPVAAERLR